One window of Microbacterium sp. 1S1 genomic DNA carries:
- a CDS encoding VanZ family protein, which translates to MTSSLAVRPRRGAATARVALVAYLLFVGFTVWLPASVSSKVTGLVGVMARWVAEAGIAPYQQSAVVLEVLANVALFVPVGLLLPLAWPGLRLWQVTLVGGLMSVMIETVQGLMPSRFPTLSDVIANTTGTFLGAVVTTVLLALLSRDPRRQRSRRLAS; encoded by the coding sequence ATGACCTCGTCGCTCGCCGTCCGCCCCCGACGCGGCGCGGCGACGGCACGCGTCGCCCTGGTCGCCTACCTCCTGTTCGTGGGTTTCACCGTCTGGCTGCCCGCGAGCGTGTCATCGAAGGTCACGGGGCTGGTGGGCGTGATGGCCCGCTGGGTCGCGGAGGCCGGCATCGCCCCCTACCAGCAGAGCGCCGTGGTCCTGGAGGTCCTCGCCAACGTCGCCCTCTTCGTCCCGGTGGGGCTGCTGCTCCCGCTCGCCTGGCCGGGTCTGCGGCTCTGGCAGGTCACGCTCGTCGGCGGGCTGATGAGCGTGATGATCGAGACGGTCCAGGGGCTGATGCCGTCCCGGTTCCCCACGCTCAGCGACGTGATCGCCAACACCACCGGCACCTTCCTGGGCGCCGTCGTCACGACCGTCCTGCTGGCGTTGCTGT
- the alr gene encoding alanine racemase: protein MTVPFREATIDLDAIADNVRHFRRLTGVEVLVVVKANAYGHGAAAAAVAALSAGATRLGVAEIPEALELRRQGVHAPVVAWLHAPGERFLEAAAEGIELGISSYDQLQAAAAAASADRPVAVHLKLETGLSRNGIAPDDWGTVLAEAARLERIGRLRIVGLFSHLSNASPADDRAALARFEEGVAQAAALGIRPELRHIAATAAAIDLPETRLDAVRIGIGTYGLSPFEDRSSAELGLRPAMTLRGSVAAVRRVPAGTGVSYDYVHRTERETTLALVPLGYADGVPRSASGRLPVSIGGRRYTNVGRIAMDQFVVDVGDAPVSVGDEVTLFGDPTLGVPSAADWAEAAGTIGYEIVTRIGHRVPRRTA, encoded by the coding sequence GTGACCGTCCCGTTCCGCGAGGCCACGATCGACCTCGATGCGATCGCCGACAACGTCCGGCACTTCCGCCGCCTCACCGGCGTGGAGGTCCTCGTCGTCGTGAAGGCCAATGCCTACGGTCATGGCGCCGCGGCAGCCGCCGTCGCCGCGCTCTCCGCCGGGGCCACGCGCCTCGGCGTGGCAGAGATCCCCGAGGCGTTGGAGCTGCGACGCCAGGGCGTGCACGCTCCGGTCGTGGCGTGGCTGCACGCCCCGGGGGAGCGGTTCCTGGAGGCGGCCGCCGAAGGGATCGAGCTCGGCATCTCGTCGTACGACCAACTGCAGGCGGCGGCCGCCGCGGCGTCCGCCGACCGCCCTGTCGCCGTGCACCTCAAGCTCGAGACCGGCCTCTCCCGCAACGGCATCGCCCCGGACGACTGGGGCACGGTCCTGGCCGAGGCAGCGCGCCTGGAGCGCATCGGACGCCTCCGCATCGTGGGACTCTTCAGCCACCTCTCGAACGCGTCGCCCGCCGACGACCGCGCCGCCCTCGCGCGTTTCGAGGAAGGGGTAGCGCAGGCGGCCGCGCTCGGCATCCGCCCCGAGCTCCGCCACATCGCCGCCACCGCCGCCGCGATCGACCTGCCGGAGACACGACTGGACGCCGTGCGCATCGGCATCGGGACGTACGGTCTCTCGCCCTTCGAGGACCGTTCCTCGGCGGAGCTCGGCCTCCGCCCGGCCATGACCCTCCGTGGATCCGTGGCCGCCGTGCGCCGGGTCCCCGCGGGCACCGGGGTGTCCTACGACTACGTGCACCGGACGGAACGCGAGACGACCCTGGCGCTCGTGCCCCTGGGCTACGCCGACGGGGTGCCCCGCAGCGCCTCCGGCCGGCTTCCGGTGTCGATCGGAGGCCGCCGCTACACGAACGTCGGCCGCATCGCGATGGATCAGTTCGTGGTGGACGTCGGTGACGCTCCGGTGTCGGTCGGGGACGAGGTCACGCTCTTCGGGGACCCGACGCTCGGCGTCCCCTCGGCTGCGGACTGGGCGGAGGCCGCCGGGACGATCGGCTACGAGATCGTCACGCGCATCGGCCACCGGGTACCGCGGAGGACGGCATGA
- a CDS encoding sensor histidine kinase yields MIRTVSIWRWQLVFTASIVAIVVMVAGFKPQTLTIPLFVGGIGLIVVTTLVALMVPWHRLPRAAVTVVPLLDVLGVGLTTNVPDLRLGFLWVFPVVWLATYFSMPWVFAGIVLSGGCLVFFADRSGDPADVLLRVLTVVITLSFLGVTVRIGAQRSGAARRLLQRRSEQVNRAAERAETNQQRVTQIIDALGIALVVVTAEGRILQMNDAYRALYGRDRFGTALPSASVEYDARRGAALVPERTTLSRAAAGEQMREERVWLYDGAGQWHALAVTTQPIAGAREGERITLVVIDDVTALLEAAEERRALTAVISHELRNPLTAIIGHVELLRERDDLPGRVPAQIEVIANAGERMQDLVTSMQAQTGRSSHDPFEPVDLRVVVEESAASFAPLMGAARQELVLDGADRMVITGDAFRLRQVLDNLLGNAVKYTAAGGQITVRLAQSDEHAEITVVDTGIGIAEDDLPRLFEPYFRADGAVRGGIAGTGLGMGIARDIIVAHDGDIRVASEVGVGTTVTVRFPRRRKEVPA; encoded by the coding sequence ATGATCCGCACGGTGTCGATCTGGCGCTGGCAACTGGTGTTCACCGCGAGCATCGTCGCCATCGTGGTGATGGTCGCGGGCTTCAAGCCGCAGACGCTCACGATTCCGCTGTTCGTGGGGGGAATCGGGCTCATCGTCGTCACGACCCTCGTGGCGCTCATGGTGCCGTGGCACCGTCTCCCGCGCGCGGCGGTGACCGTCGTGCCGCTGCTCGACGTGTTGGGTGTCGGACTCACGACGAACGTCCCGGATCTCCGGCTCGGCTTCCTCTGGGTGTTCCCCGTCGTGTGGCTGGCCACCTACTTCTCGATGCCGTGGGTCTTCGCGGGAATCGTGCTCAGTGGCGGTTGCCTGGTGTTCTTCGCCGACCGCTCCGGCGATCCGGCTGACGTCCTGCTGCGGGTCCTCACGGTGGTCATCACGCTGAGCTTCCTCGGCGTGACCGTTCGCATCGGGGCACAGCGCTCGGGGGCGGCGAGACGGCTGCTGCAGCGACGCTCCGAGCAGGTGAACAGGGCGGCGGAGCGCGCGGAGACGAATCAACAGCGCGTCACGCAGATCATCGACGCGCTGGGTATCGCACTGGTCGTGGTCACGGCGGAGGGGCGCATCCTGCAGATGAACGATGCCTACCGCGCGCTCTACGGACGAGACCGCTTCGGGACGGCGCTGCCGTCCGCCTCGGTCGAGTACGACGCGCGGCGCGGCGCAGCGCTCGTCCCTGAGCGGACGACGCTGTCGCGGGCGGCCGCGGGGGAGCAGATGCGGGAGGAGCGCGTGTGGCTGTACGACGGCGCGGGGCAGTGGCACGCGCTCGCGGTGACCACGCAACCCATCGCCGGTGCCAGGGAGGGGGAGCGGATCACCCTCGTCGTCATCGACGACGTCACCGCCCTCCTGGAGGCGGCGGAGGAGCGCCGCGCCCTCACCGCCGTCATCTCCCACGAACTGCGCAACCCGCTCACCGCGATCATCGGCCACGTCGAGCTCCTGCGGGAGCGCGACGACCTCCCCGGTCGGGTGCCGGCGCAGATCGAGGTCATCGCCAACGCCGGCGAGCGGATGCAGGACCTCGTGACGAGCATGCAGGCCCAGACCGGGCGGTCGTCCCACGACCCGTTCGAGCCGGTCGATCTGCGGGTCGTGGTGGAGGAGTCCGCCGCCTCGTTCGCACCGTTGATGGGAGCGGCCCGCCAGGAGCTGGTGCTCGACGGCGCGGACCGCATGGTGATCACGGGGGACGCCTTCCGATTGCGCCAGGTCCTGGACAACCTCCTGGGCAACGCCGTCAAGTACACAGCGGCGGGCGGACAGATCACGGTGCGGCTGGCGCAGTCGGACGAGCACGCGGAGATCACCGTGGTCGACACGGGCATCGGCATCGCCGAGGACGACCTCCCGCGGCTGTTCGAGCCGTACTTCCGCGCCGACGGGGCGGTGCGCGGCGGGATCGCCGGCACCGGGCTCGGCATGGGCATCGCCCGCGACATCATCGTCGCGCACGACGGCGACATCCGCGTGGCGAGCGAGGTGGGCGTCGGCACGACCGTCACCGTCCGTTTCCCGCGGCGAAGGAAAGAGGTCCCCGCATGA
- the coaA gene encoding type I pantothenate kinase has product MDDVTTADPTLPLSPYREIGRAEWARLAAGLDQPLTETEVVELRGIGDRLDLTEVREVYLPLSRLLSLYASATKQLGAATSTFLQEDDTTTPFVVGVAGSVAVGKSTIARLLRELMSRWPGTPRVELVTTDGFLYPNAELERRGLMDRKGFPESYDRRALIEFLTKVKSGAPEVRAPFYSHMRYDIVPDAHVVVRRPDVVIVEGLNVLQPPPAPNDVAVSDLFDFSIFVDADTAHIEKWYVDRFLALRQGAFSNPSSYFNVFAHLTDEEAIATALGYWNEINMPNLVENVMPTRHRARLVLRKGADHDVESVLLRKL; this is encoded by the coding sequence ATGGACGACGTGACCACCGCCGACCCCACGCTGCCGCTGTCGCCGTATCGGGAGATCGGGCGCGCGGAGTGGGCGCGCCTCGCCGCCGGGCTCGACCAGCCCCTCACCGAGACCGAGGTCGTGGAGCTCCGAGGGATCGGCGACAGGCTCGATCTCACCGAAGTGCGCGAGGTGTATCTGCCGCTGAGCCGGCTGCTGAGCCTGTACGCCAGCGCGACGAAGCAGCTCGGTGCCGCGACCTCGACCTTCCTCCAGGAGGACGACACGACGACGCCGTTCGTCGTCGGCGTCGCCGGCTCGGTGGCCGTCGGCAAGTCGACGATCGCCCGCCTCCTCCGCGAGCTCATGAGCCGGTGGCCGGGGACGCCGCGCGTCGAGCTGGTGACCACGGACGGCTTCCTCTACCCGAACGCCGAGCTCGAGCGACGGGGCCTCATGGACCGCAAGGGCTTTCCGGAGTCCTATGACCGTCGGGCGCTGATCGAGTTCCTGACGAAGGTCAAGAGCGGGGCCCCCGAGGTGCGCGCGCCGTTCTACTCCCACATGCGCTACGACATCGTCCCCGACGCGCACGTCGTCGTGCGTCGGCCCGACGTCGTGATCGTCGAAGGGCTCAACGTCCTGCAGCCTCCGCCCGCCCCGAACGACGTGGCCGTCAGCGACCTCTTCGACTTCTCGATCTTCGTCGACGCCGACACCGCGCACATCGAGAAGTGGTACGTCGACCGGTTCCTCGCGCTGCGGCAGGGCGCCTTCAGTAACCCCTCCTCCTACTTCAACGTGTTCGCGCACCTCACCGACGAGGAGGCGATCGCGACCGCGCTGGGGTACTGGAACGAGATCAACATGCCGAACCTGGTCGAGAACGTCATGCCGACCCGGCATCGGGCGCGGCTCGTGCTGCGCAAGGGTGCGGATCACGACGTGGAGAGCGTCCTCCTGCGCAAACTCTGA
- a CDS encoding FadR/GntR family transcriptional regulator: MTTVRRESLAEQAAELLLARIGAGEWTIGGKLPGETTLAPQLGVGRSTAREAIRILAGRGVLATRQGAGVFVTAVEPLPTWDAVLDRADIIAVLEARTAIEVEAAVLAAERRTPADLDELRRTLAERDRRRTDIRAHVEADMAFHRAVVVASGNPVLRELFDGFAPRSLQAMIDMLRIRGRHGDAADQDAHARIGDAIAARDPRTAGALSREHLDTVKRLFA, translated from the coding sequence ATGACGACCGTGCGCCGCGAATCCCTCGCCGAACAGGCCGCCGAGCTGCTCCTGGCACGGATCGGAGCCGGTGAATGGACGATCGGCGGGAAGCTGCCCGGCGAGACCACACTCGCTCCGCAGCTCGGCGTGGGTCGCTCGACGGCCCGCGAGGCGATCCGCATCCTGGCCGGGCGCGGTGTGCTCGCCACCCGCCAGGGCGCGGGCGTCTTCGTCACGGCCGTCGAGCCCCTTCCGACCTGGGATGCCGTCCTCGACCGCGCCGACATCATCGCGGTCCTCGAGGCCCGCACCGCGATCGAAGTCGAGGCCGCGGTGCTCGCTGCGGAGCGCCGGACCCCGGCCGACCTGGACGAGCTGAGGCGCACGCTCGCCGAACGCGACCGTCGACGCACGGACATCCGCGCGCACGTCGAGGCGGACATGGCCTTCCACCGGGCCGTCGTCGTCGCCTCCGGCAATCCCGTGCTGCGAGAGCTGTTCGACGGTTTCGCCCCGCGCTCGCTGCAGGCCATGATCGACATGCTGCGCATCCGCGGCCGTCACGGCGACGCCGCCGACCAGGACGCGCACGCGCGTATCGGCGATGCGATCGCCGCGCGCGACCCCCGGACAGCCGGCGCCCTTTCCCGCGAGCACCTCGATACGGTGAAGAGGCTGTTCGCCTGA
- a CDS encoding response regulator transcription factor, whose amino-acid sequence MTVGEGTPLVAVIIEDDPGVQSLLDEVFLAAGFRTVLAGSGPEGLEAIAASSPIITTLDINLPGIDGFEVARRIRQVSDTFIIMLSALAEESDVVLGLTSGADEYLVKPFRPRELRARIEALLRRTRTSTPDQAAVTAPTNTVLGAAPTTPSAPLPVVAAADATVATWRGRVHRDLSLDLDTRLVLVAQRPVELTPTEFDLLAALLEAGRRVSSKAELALGLRGIPGDVGDRVSEPDKRAIETHMANLRRKLGDSPTAPRYIETVRGVGYRLTSDDRTV is encoded by the coding sequence GTGACGGTGGGGGAGGGGACGCCGCTGGTCGCGGTCATCATCGAGGACGATCCGGGCGTGCAGTCCCTCCTGGACGAGGTGTTCCTCGCCGCGGGCTTCCGCACCGTGCTGGCGGGATCCGGCCCGGAGGGCCTCGAGGCCATCGCGGCAAGCAGTCCCATCATCACGACGCTCGACATCAATCTCCCCGGCATCGACGGCTTCGAGGTGGCCCGGCGCATCCGCCAGGTCAGCGACACGTTCATCATCATGCTGTCGGCTCTCGCGGAGGAGTCGGACGTGGTCCTCGGTCTCACGTCCGGCGCCGACGAGTACCTCGTCAAGCCCTTCCGGCCGCGGGAGCTGCGGGCGCGGATCGAGGCCCTGCTCCGCCGCACCCGTACGTCAACGCCGGACCAGGCCGCGGTCACCGCCCCGACGAACACCGTCCTCGGTGCTGCGCCGACGACGCCAAGCGCCCCGCTTCCCGTCGTCGCCGCCGCGGACGCCACCGTCGCCACCTGGCGCGGCCGGGTGCACCGCGACCTCAGCCTCGATCTCGACACACGGCTGGTGCTGGTCGCCCAGCGGCCCGTCGAACTCACCCCGACCGAGTTCGACCTGCTCGCCGCGCTCCTCGAAGCCGGACGTCGGGTCAGCAGCAAGGCGGAGCTCGCGCTCGGGCTGCGCGGCATCCCCGGCGACGTCGGCGACCGCGTGAGCGAGCCGGACAAGCGGGCCATCGAGACGCACATGGCCAACCTTCGTCGGAAGCTCGGCGACAGCCCGACCGCTCCGCGATACATCGAGACGGTGCGCGGCGTCGGATATCGACTCACGTCCGACGACCGCACCGTCTGA
- the glmS gene encoding glutamine--fructose-6-phosphate transaminase (isomerizing) — MCGIVGYVGPRPSQDILLAGLARLEYRGYDSAGIAVIDGEGTLGMRKKAGKLAKLRDSLGDAPLADGTTGIGHTRWATHGGPTDVNAHPHLADDDKLAVIHNGIIENFAALRDELLADGVAFRSETDTEVAAALLGREYASNGGDLALAFRAVVNRLEGAFTLLAMHQDHPGLVVGARRNSPLVIGLGEGENFLGSDVAAFVEHTRKALAIGQDQIVSITPDAVTVTDFAGTPVTAEPFDVSWDAAAAEKGGWSSFMAKEVAEQPEAVANTIRGRIRDGQVVIPELDGLDDLFVGINRVIITACGTASYAALVGKYAIEQWARVAVDVELAHEFRYRDPVIGADTLVVSISQSGETMDTLMAVKYARERGARTLSVCNTQGATIPRESDAVVYTHAGPEVAVASTKAFSAQITALLLLGLHMGRVRGVVADASTGVEELSALPEKVAKVLESEHEHVTQLAGWMADTRSVLFLGRHVGYPIALEGALKLKEISYIHAEGFAAGELKHGPIALIEPGQPVFVLVPSPRHSALVHSKVVSNIQEIRARGARVIVVAEEGDAAVLPFADEVIHIPLAGPMFEPLLAVVPLQIFAMALATAKGLDVDQPRNLAKSVTVE; from the coding sequence ATGTGTGGAATCGTCGGATACGTGGGCCCGCGGCCCAGCCAGGACATCCTTCTCGCCGGCCTCGCCCGTCTCGAGTACCGCGGCTATGACTCCGCTGGCATTGCCGTCATCGACGGCGAGGGAACGCTGGGCATGCGCAAGAAGGCGGGCAAGCTCGCCAAGCTGCGCGATTCGCTCGGCGACGCGCCCCTCGCCGACGGCACGACCGGCATCGGACACACCCGGTGGGCCACGCACGGCGGCCCGACCGACGTCAACGCCCACCCCCACCTCGCGGACGACGACAAGCTCGCGGTGATCCACAACGGCATCATCGAGAACTTCGCTGCCCTCCGCGACGAGCTCCTCGCGGACGGCGTCGCGTTCCGCAGCGAGACCGACACCGAGGTCGCCGCGGCCCTCCTCGGTCGCGAGTACGCGAGCAACGGCGGTGACCTCGCCCTCGCGTTCCGTGCGGTCGTCAACCGCCTCGAGGGCGCCTTCACGCTCCTCGCCATGCACCAGGACCACCCGGGCCTCGTCGTCGGCGCCCGCCGCAACTCGCCGCTCGTGATCGGTCTGGGCGAGGGGGAGAACTTCCTCGGCTCCGACGTCGCCGCGTTCGTCGAGCACACCCGCAAGGCGCTCGCGATCGGTCAGGACCAGATCGTCTCGATCACCCCCGACGCCGTGACCGTGACCGACTTCGCCGGCACGCCCGTCACCGCCGAGCCCTTCGACGTCTCCTGGGACGCCGCCGCCGCCGAGAAGGGCGGCTGGTCGAGCTTCATGGCCAAGGAGGTCGCCGAGCAGCCGGAGGCCGTCGCGAACACCATCCGCGGCCGCATCCGTGACGGTCAGGTCGTGATCCCGGAACTCGACGGCCTCGACGACCTGTTCGTCGGCATCAACCGCGTCATCATCACGGCCTGCGGTACGGCCTCCTATGCGGCCCTCGTCGGCAAGTACGCGATCGAGCAGTGGGCCCGCGTGGCCGTCGACGTCGAGCTCGCCCACGAGTTCCGCTACCGCGACCCGGTCATCGGCGCTGACACCCTGGTCGTCTCGATCAGCCAGTCCGGCGAGACCATGGACACCTTGATGGCCGTGAAGTACGCCCGCGAGCGCGGTGCCCGCACCCTCTCGGTCTGCAACACGCAGGGCGCCACCATCCCGCGCGAGTCCGATGCCGTCGTCTACACGCACGCCGGCCCGGAGGTCGCGGTCGCCTCGACCAAGGCGTTCTCCGCCCAGATCACGGCCCTGCTGCTGCTCGGCCTGCACATGGGACGCGTTCGCGGCGTCGTGGCCGACGCCTCGACCGGCGTCGAAGAGCTCTCGGCACTGCCGGAGAAGGTCGCGAAGGTGCTGGAGAGTGAGCACGAGCACGTCACCCAGCTCGCGGGCTGGATGGCCGACACCCGTTCCGTGCTCTTCCTCGGTCGCCACGTAGGCTACCCGATCGCGCTCGAGGGTGCGCTCAAGCTCAAGGAGATCTCCTACATCCACGCCGAGGGCTTCGCCGCGGGCGAGCTCAAGCACGGTCCGATCGCCCTGATCGAGCCGGGGCAGCCCGTCTTCGTGCTCGTGCCGTCGCCGCGGCACTCCGCGCTCGTGCACTCCAAGGTGGTCTCGAACATCCAGGAGATCCGCGCCCGCGGTGCTCGCGTCATCGTGGTGGCGGAGGAGGGCGACGCCGCCGTGCTGCCCTTCGCCGACGAGGTCATCCACATCCCGCTGGCCGGGCCGATGTTCGAGCCGCTGCTGGCAGTCGTGCCGCTGCAGATCTTCGCGATGGCGCTGGCCACCGCGAAGGGCCTCGACGTGGACCAGCCGCGCAACCTCGCGAAGTCCGTCACGGTGGAGTGA
- the tsaE gene encoding tRNA (adenosine(37)-N6)-threonylcarbamoyltransferase complex ATPase subunit type 1 TsaE, producing MSLDPAFLGRRRIATSDEMEQLGLRIGEQLEPGDLLILTGPLGAGKTTFTRGLAEGLGVRGPVQSPTFVIARTHPSLVGRAPLVHVDAYRLGSAAELDDLDLDLDRSVVVVEWGRGMAEDLADAWWDIEIERPVGADDEADLDPAELDSDAPRFLTITREERS from the coding sequence ATGAGCCTGGACCCGGCGTTCCTCGGCCGCCGTCGCATCGCCACCTCCGACGAGATGGAGCAGCTCGGCCTGCGCATCGGCGAGCAGCTCGAACCGGGCGACCTGCTGATCCTCACCGGGCCCCTCGGGGCGGGAAAGACCACATTCACCCGTGGCCTGGCCGAAGGGCTCGGCGTCCGCGGCCCCGTGCAGAGCCCGACCTTCGTGATCGCCCGGACCCATCCGTCGCTCGTGGGCCGGGCGCCGCTGGTACACGTCGATGCCTACCGCCTCGGCTCCGCGGCCGAACTGGACGACCTCGACCTGGACCTGGACCGATCGGTCGTCGTGGTGGAGTGGGGTCGCGGCATGGCGGAGGATCTCGCCGACGCCTGGTGGGACATCGAGATCGAAAGACCTGTCGGAGCCGATGACGAGGCCGACCTCGACCCGGCCGAACTCGACTCCGACGCCCCGCGTTTCCTCACCATCACCCGCGAGGAGCGGTCGTGA
- a CDS encoding Ppx/GppA phosphatase family protein has protein sequence MRLGVLDIGSNTVHMLAADVRPGGRPLATTSDRTVLRLMRYLTPDGAIAEEGVHALEAAVAQARRVAEAERVDALLATATSAVRDARNGADVIARVEAVLGQPLQVLDGETEAELTFLAVRRWFGWSAGQLLLLDIGGGSLEIAAGAEELPDVAASVPLGAGRMTVQFLPSDPPGEADVERLRAHAEATLGTVVPRFRQLPRPDHVVGSSKAIRSLARLVGYPAPGWSGIERMLLPRAALGSWIPRLARLPASARQELPGITPDRTFQIVAAAVSLHAAMTALRVDELEVSPWALREGVLLRYIEQLAPGSGS, from the coding sequence GTGCGCCTGGGAGTCCTCGACATCGGATCCAACACCGTCCACATGCTCGCGGCCGACGTGCGCCCTGGCGGACGACCGCTCGCGACGACGAGCGACCGCACGGTGCTGCGGCTCATGCGGTATCTGACACCGGACGGCGCGATCGCGGAAGAGGGAGTGCACGCCCTCGAGGCCGCCGTCGCGCAGGCGCGCCGGGTGGCGGAAGCCGAACGGGTGGACGCGCTCCTCGCCACCGCCACGAGCGCCGTGCGAGACGCCCGCAACGGGGCGGACGTGATCGCCCGGGTCGAGGCCGTACTCGGGCAGCCGTTGCAGGTGCTCGACGGGGAGACAGAGGCCGAGCTCACCTTCCTCGCCGTGCGGCGCTGGTTCGGCTGGTCCGCGGGTCAGTTGCTCCTGCTCGACATCGGCGGCGGTTCGCTGGAGATCGCCGCGGGTGCCGAGGAGCTCCCCGACGTCGCGGCGTCCGTGCCGCTGGGCGCCGGGCGCATGACGGTGCAGTTCCTCCCCTCCGACCCCCCGGGAGAGGCCGACGTGGAACGCTTGCGAGCGCACGCCGAGGCGACGCTCGGGACCGTCGTTCCCCGATTCCGCCAACTTCCCCGCCCGGATCACGTCGTCGGGTCGTCGAAGGCGATCCGCTCGCTCGCCCGACTCGTCGGCTACCCCGCGCCCGGCTGGTCCGGCATCGAACGGATGCTGCTGCCGCGCGCGGCCCTCGGCTCGTGGATCCCCCGGCTCGCCCGGCTGCCCGCCTCTGCGCGGCAGGAGCTGCCGGGCATCACCCCCGATCGCACCTTCCAGATCGTGGCGGCGGCGGTGTCGCTGCACGCCGCGATGACCGCGCTGCGCGTGGACGAGCTGGAGGTGTCGCCCTGGGCGCTCCGCGAGGGCGTGCTCCTCCGCTACATCGAGCAGCTCGCACCCGGATCCGGATCCTGA
- a CDS encoding holo-ACP synthase: MIIGTGIDLVDIPRFERTMTRTPRLKERLFAPSERDLRLPSLAARYAAKEALIKALGGSDGVHWTEIEIASEPSGRPHFVLSGSTAAVVEERGILTLHLTLTHDAGLAAAFVVAEGAPL; the protein is encoded by the coding sequence GTGATCATCGGCACCGGCATCGACCTCGTGGACATCCCCCGGTTCGAACGCACGATGACCAGGACGCCGCGGCTGAAGGAGCGGCTGTTCGCCCCCTCCGAGCGCGATCTGCGACTGCCGTCGCTCGCCGCCCGGTATGCCGCGAAGGAGGCGCTGATCAAGGCCCTCGGCGGCTCCGACGGCGTGCACTGGACGGAGATCGAGATCGCCTCCGAACCCTCCGGGCGCCCGCACTTCGTCCTCTCCGGCTCCACCGCGGCCGTCGTCGAGGAGCGCGGGATCCTCACCCTGCACCTCACCCTCACCCACGACGCGGGCCTCGCGGCCGCGTTCGTCGTCGCTGAAGGAGCCCCGCTGTGA